The following coding sequences lie in one Streptomyces xiamenensis genomic window:
- the fdhD gene encoding formate dehydrogenase accessory sulfurtransferase FdhD yields the protein MGRVTERRRVVRIRDGAVSERPDTLVGEEPVEIRVNGRPLAITMRTPGDDFALATGFLVSEGVVAAADEVTRVAYCAGATADGSNTYNVVDVRLADGVAPPDASLERKVYTTSSCGLCGKASLDAVRTTARWPLPLAGGPVLTPALLSALPERLREHQRVFDRTGGLHAAALFDGTGELLDVREDVGRHNAVDKVVGRALTAGRLPLADTVLLVSGRASFELVQKAVMAGIPALAAVSAPSALAVELAEEAGLTLVGFLRGTSMNVYSGSERLVLPGDSSSSDQRRAKNAHTSS from the coding sequence ATGGGACGGGTCACGGAGCGGCGGCGGGTGGTGCGGATCCGGGACGGGGCGGTCAGTGAGCGCCCCGACACCCTGGTCGGCGAGGAGCCAGTGGAGATCCGGGTCAACGGGCGTCCGCTGGCCATCACCATGCGCACGCCGGGCGACGACTTCGCCCTGGCCACCGGTTTTCTCGTGAGCGAGGGCGTGGTGGCGGCGGCCGACGAGGTCACGCGCGTCGCCTACTGCGCCGGGGCCACCGCGGACGGCTCGAACACGTACAACGTGGTGGACGTCCGGCTGGCCGACGGTGTCGCGCCGCCGGACGCGTCCCTGGAGCGGAAGGTGTACACCACCTCCTCCTGCGGGCTGTGCGGCAAGGCGTCGCTGGACGCGGTGCGCACCACGGCCCGCTGGCCGCTGCCGCTGGCCGGCGGCCCGGTGCTCACCCCGGCGCTGCTGTCGGCGCTGCCCGAGCGGCTGCGCGAGCACCAGCGGGTCTTCGACCGGACCGGCGGGCTGCACGCCGCCGCGCTGTTCGACGGCACGGGTGAGCTGCTGGACGTACGGGAGGACGTGGGGCGGCACAACGCCGTCGACAAGGTGGTGGGGCGGGCGCTGACCGCCGGGCGGCTGCCGCTGGCGGACACCGTGCTGCTGGTGTCGGGGCGGGCCTCCTTCGAGCTGGTGCAGAAGGCCGTGATGGCCGGGATCCCGGCGCTGGCCGCGGTGTCCGCACCGTCCGCCCTCGCCGTGGAGCTGGCGGAGGAGGCCGGGCTGACGCTGGTCGGCTTTCTGCGCGGCACCTCGATGAACGTCTACTCGGGGAGTGAACGGCTGGTGCTTCCCGGCGACTCGTCCTCCTCCGACCAGCGGCGGGCCAAGAACGCGCACACCAGCAGCTGA
- a CDS encoding SAM-dependent methyltransferase, whose protein sequence is MTAAARLAPLLHQLFAGRPPVRLRAWDGSETGPAHAPTVVLRNRRALRRLLWQPGELGLADAYICGDLDVEGDLGTSLRTVWTAAREDRLTPPRLTVADRARMVSTLAALGALGPRPPAPAGGARLRGVPHSRSRDRQAIAHHYDLSNDFYARLLDPSMAYSCGYWRGHPEDRAYGVADAQRDKLELICRKLALRPGMRLLDVGCGWGSLSLYAAQEYKAQVTAVTLSAEQARHVRAEVEHRGLTEWVDVQLCHYRDIRGGWYEAVTSIEMGEHVGDEEYPRFASLLHGMLRPHGRLLLQQMSRGSHVPAGGPFIETYIAPDMHMRPVGQTVGMLESAGLEVRSVEALREHYVRTVAAWLATLEREWADFAALVGERTCRVWRLYLTGAALAFEQRRMGVDQILAVRPGDAGGSGMEPTPADWYRAGER, encoded by the coding sequence ATGACCGCCGCAGCCCGCCTCGCCCCGCTGTTGCACCAGCTCTTCGCCGGCCGGCCGCCCGTCCGGCTGCGCGCCTGGGACGGTTCGGAGACCGGGCCCGCGCACGCCCCGACAGTGGTGCTGCGCAATCGCCGGGCGCTGCGCAGACTGCTGTGGCAGCCCGGTGAACTCGGGCTCGCCGACGCCTACATCTGCGGTGATCTGGACGTGGAGGGCGACCTCGGCACATCCCTGCGCACCGTGTGGACGGCCGCCCGCGAGGATCGGCTGACCCCACCGCGGCTGACGGTGGCCGACCGGGCGAGGATGGTGAGCACCCTCGCCGCCCTGGGCGCGCTGGGCCCCCGGCCGCCCGCCCCCGCCGGAGGGGCGCGGCTGCGCGGCGTCCCGCACAGCCGCTCGCGCGACCGCCAGGCGATCGCCCACCACTACGACCTGTCCAACGACTTCTACGCCCGGCTGCTCGACCCTTCCATGGCCTACTCGTGCGGCTACTGGCGCGGCCACCCCGAGGACCGGGCGTACGGCGTCGCCGACGCCCAGCGCGACAAGCTCGAACTGATCTGCCGCAAGCTGGCGTTGCGCCCCGGGATGCGGCTGCTCGATGTCGGCTGCGGCTGGGGCTCGCTGAGCCTTTACGCCGCGCAGGAGTACAAGGCCCAGGTCACCGCCGTCACGCTCTCCGCCGAACAGGCGCGGCACGTACGGGCGGAGGTCGAGCACCGCGGGCTCACCGAGTGGGTGGACGTCCAGCTGTGCCACTACCGCGACATCCGCGGCGGCTGGTACGAGGCGGTCACCTCGATCGAGATGGGCGAACACGTCGGCGACGAGGAGTACCCGCGGTTCGCCTCCCTGCTGCACGGCATGCTGCGGCCCCACGGGCGGCTGCTGCTCCAGCAGATGTCGCGGGGGTCGCACGTGCCGGCCGGCGGACCGTTCATCGAGACCTACATCGCGCCCGACATGCACATGCGGCCGGTGGGGCAGACCGTGGGGATGCTGGAGTCCGCCGGTCTCGAGGTGCGCTCGGTGGAGGCACTGCGCGAGCACTACGTGCGCACGGTGGCCGCCTGGCTCGCCACCCTGGAGCGTGAGTGGGCCGACTTCGCCGCCCTGGTGGGTGAGCGCACCTGCCGGGTCTGGCGGCTGTATCTCACCGGCGCAGCATTGGCGTTCGAACAGCGGAGGATGGGCGTGGACCAGATTCTCGCGGTGCGTCCCGGGGACGCCGGCGGCAGCGGCATGGAGCCGACGCCCGCCGACTGGTACCGGGCGGGCGAGCGGTGA
- a CDS encoding cryptochrome/photolyase family protein produces MDVAVVVFTSDLRLRDHPALHAAQRAADAVVPLFVRDRGVDGAGFATPNRLAFLADALTDLDAGLRERGGRLVVREGDVVEEVCTVVRDTGAGEVHLSAGVSAYARRREERLRAALEELRCPLRVHDGAVTAVPPGAVTPAGRDHFAVFTPYHRRWRESVRDAPLPAPRRIRVPDTAKGQGPPERGAVTGVSPGVPRGGETEGRRRMTAWLRSDVDAYEERHDDLAGDATSRLSPYLHFGCLSASELTHRALRHGGTGAEAFVRQLAWRDFHHQVLAARPDASWADYRPRGDRWRHDERELTAWREGRTGYPIVDAAMRQLAHEGWMHNRGRLLVGSFLTKTLYADWREGARHFLRLLVDGDMANNQLNWQWVAGTGTDTRPNRVLNPVTQGRRYDPDGAYVRRWVPELAGVGGSAVHEPWKLDASKLRAGGYPAPLVDLAVSRDRFLTARHRE; encoded by the coding sequence ATGGATGTCGCCGTGGTTGTGTTCACCAGTGATCTGCGGCTGCGCGACCATCCCGCGCTGCATGCGGCCCAGCGCGCCGCCGACGCGGTGGTGCCGCTGTTCGTCCGTGACCGGGGCGTGGACGGAGCCGGCTTCGCCACGCCCAACCGGCTCGCGTTCCTGGCCGACGCGCTCACCGACCTGGACGCCGGGCTGCGCGAGCGCGGCGGCCGGCTCGTGGTGCGCGAGGGGGACGTGGTCGAGGAGGTGTGCACGGTGGTGCGGGACACCGGCGCGGGCGAGGTGCACCTGTCCGCCGGGGTGAGCGCGTACGCGCGGCGCCGCGAGGAGCGGCTGCGGGCCGCGCTGGAGGAACTGCGCTGCCCGCTGCGGGTGCACGACGGCGCCGTGACGGCGGTGCCGCCGGGCGCGGTCACCCCGGCCGGGCGGGACCACTTCGCGGTGTTCACGCCGTACCACCGCCGCTGGCGGGAGAGCGTACGGGACGCCCCGCTGCCCGCGCCGCGCCGGATCCGGGTGCCGGACACGGCCAAGGGCCAGGGGCCGCCGGAGCGCGGCGCGGTCACCGGGGTCTCCCCCGGCGTGCCGCGCGGCGGTGAAACGGAGGGCCGCCGGCGGATGACGGCCTGGCTGCGCTCGGACGTCGACGCGTACGAGGAGCGGCACGACGACCTGGCGGGCGACGCCACCTCGCGGCTCTCGCCGTACCTGCACTTCGGCTGCCTGTCGGCGTCCGAACTGACGCACCGGGCGCTGCGGCACGGTGGGACGGGCGCGGAGGCGTTCGTACGGCAGCTGGCCTGGCGGGACTTCCACCACCAGGTGCTGGCGGCCCGGCCGGACGCGTCGTGGGCCGACTACCGGCCCCGGGGCGACCGGTGGCGGCACGACGAGCGGGAGCTGACCGCCTGGCGCGAGGGCCGCACCGGCTACCCGATCGTGGACGCCGCGATGCGGCAGCTCGCGCACGAGGGATGGATGCACAACCGGGGGCGGCTGCTGGTGGGCAGCTTCCTCACCAAGACGCTGTACGCCGACTGGCGCGAGGGCGCCCGGCACTTCCTGCGGCTGCTGGTGGACGGCGACATGGCGAACAACCAGCTGAACTGGCAGTGGGTGGCGGGCACCGGGACGGACACCCGCCCCAACCGGGTGCTCAACCCGGTGACGCAGGGCCGGCGTTACGACCCGGACGGCGCGTATGTGCGGCGCTGGGTGCCGGAACTGGCCGGGGTGGGCGGCTCCGCGGTGCACGAGCCGTGGAAGCTGGACGCCTCGAAGCTGCGCGCCGGCGGCTACCCCGCGCCGCTGGTGGACCTGGCCGTCTCCCGGGACCGTTTCCTGACGGCGCGGCACAGGGAATGA
- a CDS encoding sigma-70 family RNA polymerase sigma factor, translating into MEPVPTPLSAPGGPAADLGELLTQVAAGDQDAFGAVYDRVAGPVHGLVRSVLRDPAQSEEVTQEVLVEVWRRAASYAPERGTAMAWIMTLAHRRAVDRVRSAQAASDREHRAALLDHTPAYDEVTEQVEASLEREQVRRCMGGLTERQRQSVTLAYYRGLTYREVAEVLSLPLGTVKTRLRDGLIRLRDCLGVTA; encoded by the coding sequence ATGGAGCCAGTGCCCACCCCCCTGTCCGCTCCGGGCGGGCCCGCCGCCGACCTGGGAGAGCTGCTCACCCAGGTGGCGGCGGGCGACCAGGACGCCTTCGGCGCCGTCTACGACCGGGTCGCCGGCCCGGTCCACGGGCTGGTGCGCAGCGTGCTGCGCGACCCGGCGCAATCCGAGGAGGTGACCCAGGAGGTCTTGGTCGAGGTCTGGCGCCGGGCCGCGTCCTACGCCCCCGAGCGCGGTACCGCGATGGCCTGGATCATGACCCTCGCGCACCGCAGGGCCGTGGACCGGGTGCGCTCCGCGCAGGCCGCCAGCGACCGCGAGCACCGCGCGGCGCTGCTGGACCACACCCCCGCCTACGACGAGGTGACCGAACAGGTCGAGGCCAGCCTGGAGCGCGAACAGGTGCGCCGCTGCATGGGCGGGCTCACCGAACGGCAACGGCAGTCGGTGACCCTCGCCTACTACCGGGGCCTGACCTACCGCGAGGTGGCCGAAGTGCTGTCGCTGCCGCTGGGCACGGTGAAGACCCGGCTGCGCGACGGACTGATCCGGCTGCGCGACTGCCTGGGAGTGACGGCATGA
- a CDS encoding anti-sigma factor produces MNVEDVHTLSGAYALDALPPVEREEFTRHLDRCEACAREVRELSETAARLARAVAVPPPPQLRENVMRRIATVRQDPPPGALRALRRRTRRVLPGFALAAALAAAVLGGTTVWQWQQAQDAREHSRHAQQQSALLAQVLSAPDARIAAGELPGGGTGTVVVSAEADRAAFVASGMPSPPDGMVYQLWFDDHGAMRPAGLMDPGSPDEAVLMEGALEGATGMGITVEPAGGSPQPTSDPLAVMEFPTT; encoded by the coding sequence ATGAATGTCGAGGATGTGCACACCCTCAGCGGGGCCTACGCGCTGGACGCGCTGCCCCCCGTGGAGCGCGAGGAGTTCACCCGCCATCTGGACCGCTGCGAAGCCTGCGCCCGGGAGGTGAGGGAACTGTCGGAGACCGCGGCCCGGCTGGCCCGCGCGGTGGCCGTCCCCCCGCCGCCCCAGCTGCGCGAGAACGTCATGCGGCGGATCGCCACCGTACGGCAGGACCCGCCGCCCGGCGCCCTGCGCGCGCTGCGCCGCCGGACCCGGCGCGTGCTGCCCGGCTTCGCGCTCGCCGCCGCGCTGGCCGCCGCCGTCCTGGGCGGCACCACCGTGTGGCAGTGGCAGCAGGCCCAGGACGCCCGCGAACACAGCCGCCACGCCCAGCAGCAGTCGGCCCTGCTCGCCCAGGTGCTCTCGGCACCGGATGCCCGGATCGCCGCCGGAGAGCTGCCGGGCGGAGGCACCGGCACCGTCGTGGTGTCCGCGGAGGCCGACCGCGCCGCGTTCGTGGCGTCGGGAATGCCGAGCCCGCCGGACGGCATGGTGTACCAGTTGTGGTTCGACGATCACGGTGCGATGCGGCCCGCCGGGCTGATGGACCCCGGGTCACCGGATGAGGCCGTGCTGATGGAGGGGGCGCTGGAGGGCGCCACCGGCATGGGCATCACGGTCGAACCCGCCGGAGGCTCTCCGCAGCCGACATCCGATCCGCTGGCCGTCATGGAATTCCCGACCACCTAG
- a CDS encoding class I SAM-dependent methyltransferase: MNRLTPSHPLPVDPVTWPDVAAVPAASRPRVAVTERLVRRAVSRLPLRVVTPDGPLPGPGGPRIEIHDPVAFHRRLGTSGTIGFGESYLAGEWDAPDLVAALTVVAGHAGALIPAPLQRLRGWWAPPQPASQHNAPDDARENIRRHYDLSNDLFALFLDPTLTYSSAVFRTLPARWDQLEQAQHRKIDRLLDLAGAGPGTRLLEIGTGWGELAVRAARRGAHVDTITLSAAQRDLALRKVAEAGVADRVEIRLQDYRDLSAGPGAGYDAVVSVEMIEAVGVRGWPGYFRALDRVLAPGGRIALQAITMPHDRMVASHTTHTWIQKYIFPGGQLPSTEAITDGAARHAGLTVARRERYGPHYAETLRLWRERFTEQAPAVEGLGFDDTFRRMWTFYLAYCEAGFRSGYLDVQQFQLLKGGPR; this comes from the coding sequence ATGAACCGGCTCACCCCCTCCCACCCCCTGCCCGTCGATCCCGTCACCTGGCCGGACGTCGCCGCCGTGCCCGCCGCCTCCCGGCCGCGCGTCGCGGTCACCGAACGACTGGTACGGCGCGCCGTCTCCCGACTGCCGCTGCGCGTCGTCACCCCGGACGGCCCGCTGCCGGGGCCTGGCGGCCCGCGCATCGAGATCCACGACCCCGTGGCGTTCCACCGGCGCCTGGGCACCAGCGGCACCATCGGCTTCGGCGAGTCCTACCTCGCCGGCGAGTGGGACGCCCCCGACCTGGTCGCCGCGCTCACCGTGGTGGCCGGCCACGCCGGCGCCCTGATCCCGGCGCCGCTCCAGCGGCTGCGCGGCTGGTGGGCCCCGCCCCAGCCGGCCTCGCAGCACAACGCACCCGACGACGCGCGCGAGAACATCCGCCGTCACTACGACCTGTCCAACGACCTCTTCGCCCTCTTCCTCGACCCCACCCTCACCTACTCCTCGGCCGTCTTCCGCACTCTGCCCGCCCGCTGGGACCAGCTGGAGCAGGCCCAGCACCGCAAGATCGACCGACTGCTGGACCTGGCCGGGGCCGGACCGGGAACCCGGCTGCTGGAGATCGGCACCGGCTGGGGTGAACTGGCCGTGCGCGCCGCCCGGCGCGGCGCGCACGTCGACACCATCACGCTGTCCGCCGCCCAGCGCGATCTCGCGCTGCGCAAGGTGGCCGAGGCCGGAGTCGCCGACCGGGTGGAGATCCGGCTCCAGGACTACCGCGACCTGTCCGCCGGTCCCGGCGCGGGCTACGACGCCGTCGTCAGCGTCGAGATGATCGAGGCCGTCGGCGTACGCGGCTGGCCCGGCTACTTCCGGGCCCTGGACCGGGTGCTGGCCCCCGGCGGCCGGATCGCCCTGCAGGCCATCACCATGCCCCACGACCGGATGGTGGCCTCCCACACCACCCACACCTGGATCCAGAAGTACATCTTTCCCGGCGGGCAACTGCCCTCCACCGAGGCCATCACCGACGGCGCCGCCCGGCACGCGGGGCTGACCGTCGCCCGCCGCGAGCGCTACGGCCCGCACTACGCCGAGACCCTGCGGCTGTGGCGCGAACGCTTCACCGAACAGGCCCCGGCCGTCGAGGGGCTGGGGTTCGACGACACCTTCCGCCGCATGTGGACCTTCTATCTCGCCTACTGCGAGGCCGGATTCCGCTCCGGCTACCTCGACGTCCAGCAGTTCCAGCTCCTCAAGGGAGGCCCCCGATGA
- a CDS encoding bile acid:sodium symporter family protein, producing MARVRALTRFIDPFILLLMATVGLAALFPVGGSAAEAVDGATKIFIGLLFFLYGARLSTQEAMDGVRHWRLHVTILACTFLIFPLLGLAARGLTPWLITDDLYTGLLFLCLVPSTVQSSIAFTSIARGNVAGAIAAGSFSSMAGIVITPLLAAAFIGASSGFSADALLSIGAQLLLPFLAGQLLRRWIGGFIARHRVLVKIVDRGSILVVVYAAFSEGMNEGIWSQASWGRLLALLAVEGVLLTIMLLLTTHGAGRLGFGRADRIAITFAGSKKSLAAGLPMAGVIFPEQTALAVLPLMLFHQLQLLVCAFLARRWSEEDESPGSTSRSLPE from the coding sequence ATGGCGCGAGTGCGTGCATTGACCCGGTTCATCGACCCCTTCATCCTGCTGCTGATGGCAACCGTCGGCCTGGCCGCGCTGTTCCCGGTCGGCGGCTCCGCCGCGGAAGCCGTGGACGGGGCGACCAAGATCTTCATCGGACTGCTGTTCTTCCTCTACGGAGCACGGCTGTCCACCCAGGAGGCGATGGACGGGGTACGCCACTGGCGACTCCATGTGACCATCCTGGCCTGCACGTTCCTGATCTTCCCGCTGCTCGGTCTCGCCGCCCGCGGCCTCACCCCCTGGCTGATCACCGACGACCTGTACACCGGGCTGCTGTTCCTGTGCCTGGTCCCCTCCACCGTGCAGTCCTCGATCGCCTTCACCTCCATCGCGCGCGGCAACGTGGCCGGGGCCATCGCCGCCGGGTCCTTCTCCTCGATGGCCGGGATCGTCATCACCCCGCTGCTGGCCGCCGCGTTCATCGGCGCGAGCTCGGGCTTCAGCGCCGACGCGCTGCTGTCGATCGGTGCCCAGCTGCTCCTGCCGTTCCTCGCCGGGCAACTGCTGCGCCGCTGGATCGGCGGCTTCATCGCCCGCCACCGGGTGCTGGTGAAGATCGTCGACCGCGGCTCGATCCTGGTGGTCGTCTACGCCGCGTTCAGTGAGGGCATGAACGAGGGCATCTGGTCCCAGGCCAGCTGGGGGCGGCTGCTGGCGCTGCTCGCGGTCGAGGGGGTGCTGCTGACGATCATGCTGCTGCTGACCACCCACGGCGCCGGCCGCCTGGGCTTCGGACGGGCCGACCGGATCGCCATCACCTTCGCCGGATCCAAGAAGTCACTGGCGGCCGGCCTGCCGATGGCCGGGGTGATCTTCCCCGAGCAGACGGCGCTGGCCGTGCTCCCGCTGATGCTCTTCCACCAGCTTCAGCTGCTGGTGTGCGCGTTCTTGGCCCGCCGCTGGTCGGAGGAGGACGAGTCGCCGGGAAGCACCAGCCGTTCACTCCCCGAGTAG
- a CDS encoding DUF1295 domain-containing protein, whose product MSGLPWADLARNAALSAVVLLVLMAATFAVAMAKGGLHRVVDSAWGLGFAALAVAGWIASTGRGDDAHRLLVAVLTAVWGLRLAAHIAWRGRGHGEDPRYARMLDKAPGNRHVYALRKVYLLQGVLILLVSAPVQIALYAGAPPLPLTVAAIALWALGMFFEAVGDRQLARFRADPANRGRLMDRGLWSWTRHPNYFGDFAVWWGLYLLACSGWTAALVALPAPLVMSALLIFGSGKALLERRMADRPGWAAYAARTSGFFPRPPRRPRAPADG is encoded by the coding sequence GTGAGCGGCCTTCCCTGGGCGGATCTCGCCCGCAACGCGGCGCTGTCGGCCGTCGTCCTGCTCGTCCTCATGGCGGCGACCTTCGCGGTGGCCATGGCGAAGGGCGGGCTGCACCGGGTGGTGGACAGCGCCTGGGGCCTGGGCTTCGCCGCGCTGGCCGTGGCGGGCTGGATCGCCTCCACCGGCCGGGGCGACGACGCCCACCGGCTGCTGGTGGCCGTGCTCACGGCGGTGTGGGGCCTGCGGCTGGCGGCGCACATCGCCTGGCGCGGCCGGGGGCACGGGGAGGACCCGCGCTACGCCCGGATGCTGGACAAGGCCCCCGGCAACCGGCACGTGTACGCGCTGCGCAAGGTGTACCTGCTCCAGGGGGTGCTGATCCTGCTGGTGTCGGCGCCGGTGCAGATCGCGCTGTACGCGGGGGCACCGCCGCTGCCGCTCACCGTGGCGGCCATCGCCCTGTGGGCGCTGGGGATGTTCTTCGAGGCGGTCGGGGACCGTCAGCTGGCGCGGTTCCGGGCCGATCCGGCGAACCGGGGCCGGCTGATGGACCGTGGGCTGTGGAGCTGGACCCGGCACCCCAACTACTTCGGCGACTTCGCCGTGTGGTGGGGGCTGTACCTGCTGGCCTGCTCGGGATGGACGGCGGCGCTGGTGGCGCTGCCCGCTCCGCTGGTGATGAGCGCGCTGCTGATCTTCGGCAGCGGCAAGGCCCTGCTGGAGCGGCGGATGGCGGACCGGCCCGGCTGGGCCGCGTACGCCGCCCGCACCAGCGGCTTCTTCCCCCGCCCGCCGCGCCGCCCGCGTGCCCCGGCGGACGGGTGA
- a CDS encoding aldo/keto reductase produces MSSVPHVTLNNGEEIPQLGFGVWQVPDDQATDAVSRALEAGYRHIDTAAIYRNEAGTGKALAASGLPREELFVTTKLWNSDHGYDDALRAIDVSLEKLGLEYVDLYLIHWPTPMYDQYVEAWKAMEQIYGDGKAKAIGVSNFRPAHLRRVIDEGTIVPAINQIELHPNFSQAESRGVHAELGIATEAYSPLGSGKGLLDDPKLAEIGAKHGRTPAQVVLRWHLQLGNVVIPKSVTPARIKENIDVFGFELDADDIAAIAALDTNTRVGADPETAAFR; encoded by the coding sequence GTGAGCAGCGTCCCCCATGTCACTCTGAACAACGGCGAAGAGATCCCGCAGCTGGGCTTCGGCGTGTGGCAGGTCCCCGACGACCAGGCGACCGACGCCGTGAGCCGCGCCCTGGAGGCGGGCTACCGCCACATCGACACCGCGGCGATCTACCGCAACGAGGCCGGCACCGGCAAGGCGCTGGCCGCCTCGGGGCTGCCGCGTGAGGAGCTGTTCGTCACCACCAAGCTGTGGAACTCCGACCACGGTTACGACGACGCCCTGCGCGCCATCGACGTCTCGCTGGAGAAGCTGGGCCTGGAGTACGTCGACCTCTACCTGATCCACTGGCCGACCCCGATGTACGACCAGTACGTCGAGGCGTGGAAGGCCATGGAGCAGATCTACGGCGACGGCAAGGCCAAGGCCATCGGTGTCTCCAACTTCCGTCCCGCGCACCTGCGCCGGGTCATCGACGAGGGCACCATCGTGCCGGCGATCAACCAGATCGAACTGCACCCGAACTTCTCGCAGGCCGAGTCGCGCGGCGTGCACGCCGAGCTGGGCATCGCCACCGAGGCGTACTCCCCGCTGGGCTCGGGCAAGGGGCTGCTGGATGACCCCAAGCTCGCCGAGATCGGCGCCAAGCACGGCAGGACCCCCGCCCAGGTCGTGCTGCGCTGGCACCTCCAGCTCGGCAACGTCGTCATCCCCAAGTCCGTGACCCCGGCACGGATCAAGGAGAACATCGACGTCTTCGGCTTCGAGCTGGACGCCGACGACATCGCGGCCATCGCGGCGCTGGACACCAACACCCGCGTCGGCGCCGACCCGGAGACCGCCGCGTTCCGGTAA
- a CDS encoding NAD(P)/FAD-dependent oxidoreductase has translation MTGTARRTAVVGAGVSGLTAAHVLSKRDEVTLFEADGRLGGHAHTHDVAGPGRMHAVDSGFIVHNDRTYPHLLRLFRELGVSTQESEMSMSVRCEGCGLEYAGARGPRGLFARPGTALRPAALRMFAEVPRFHRRARAVLRSTAGDAVTLGEFLSAGGFSGYFTGHFMTPLVSAVWSCSPETALRYPARYLFQFLDHHGLLSVTGSPVWRTVTGGSRSYVERAAKRINAVRTATPVRTVRRTGGGVEITTADGAAHSFDSVVIATHADQALRLLADPTDAEREALGAFTYSRNATVLHTDTSVLPRSRAASASWNYLLPGCRARPERVTVSYDMTRLQRLPQQPGEERYVVSLNAEDRIDPGRILAGMVYEHPVYTPESVSAQLRLPALSGPVTAYAGAYHGWGFHEDGCRSGVLAAAAQGVSW, from the coding sequence ATGACGGGCACGGCACGCCGTACCGCGGTGGTGGGGGCGGGGGTCTCCGGACTCACCGCCGCCCATGTGCTCAGCAAACGGGACGAGGTGACGCTGTTCGAGGCGGACGGCAGGCTCGGCGGCCACGCGCACACCCACGACGTGGCGGGCCCCGGACGCATGCACGCGGTGGACTCCGGATTCATCGTCCACAACGACCGCACCTATCCGCATCTGCTGCGGCTCTTCCGCGAACTGGGCGTGAGCACGCAGGAGTCGGAGATGAGCATGTCGGTGCGGTGCGAGGGCTGCGGCCTGGAGTACGCGGGGGCCCGCGGGCCGCGCGGCCTGTTCGCCCGGCCCGGTACGGCGCTGCGCCCCGCCGCGCTGCGGATGTTCGCGGAGGTGCCGCGCTTCCACCGCCGGGCCCGCGCCGTGCTGCGCTCCACCGCCGGTGACGCCGTCACCCTGGGGGAATTCCTGAGCGCGGGCGGCTTCTCCGGCTACTTCACCGGACACTTCATGACCCCGCTGGTGTCCGCCGTGTGGTCCTGCTCCCCGGAGACCGCGCTGCGCTACCCGGCGCGCTACCTCTTCCAGTTCCTGGACCACCACGGGCTGCTGTCCGTCACCGGCTCACCGGTGTGGCGGACCGTCACCGGCGGCTCGCGCAGCTACGTGGAGCGCGCCGCCAAACGGATCAACGCCGTCCGTACCGCCACCCCGGTGCGCACCGTGCGCCGCACCGGCGGGGGCGTGGAGATCACCACCGCCGACGGCGCGGCGCACTCCTTCGACTCCGTCGTCATCGCCACCCACGCCGACCAGGCGCTGCGCCTCCTCGCCGACCCGACCGACGCCGAACGCGAGGCGCTGGGCGCCTTCACCTACTCCCGCAACGCCACGGTGCTGCACACCGACACCTCGGTCCTGCCGCGCAGCCGGGCGGCGTCGGCCTCCTGGAACTATCTGCTGCCCGGCTGCCGGGCCCGACCGGAGCGGGTGACGGTCAGCTACGACATGACCCGGTTGCAGCGCCTGCCGCAGCAGCCGGGAGAGGAACGCTACGTCGTGTCGCTGAACGCCGAGGACCGGATCGACCCCGGCCGGATTCTCGCCGGCATGGTGTACGAACACCCCGTCTACACCCCCGAGTCGGTCTCCGCGCAGCTGCGGCTGCCCGCGCTGAGCGGGCCGGTCACCGCCTACGCCGGCGCGTACCACGGCTGGGGCTTCCACGAGGACGGCTGCCGGTCGGGCGTGCTGGCCGCCGCCGCGCAGGGGGTGTCCTGGTGA